The segment CCTCGATATTGAAGATCTTCAATGCGGGTGCGTCCGTCGGCGTGGGGGCGGCCCGGCTCTATTTGGCCTATCACAACGAGCGCCAGACCGACAATAGCGTCAAACGCGACGTGTACGAAGTGTCCGGCTCGTACTCGTTCACGCCGGCCGACCAGCTCTCGCTCATGTACGGGTATGCGCACGACCGGCTGGGGCAGGGCAACAACGCCCAGCAGATCGGTCTGACCTACTCGTATTCGCTCTCGAAGCGGACCACGCTTTATGGCTCGGCCGGATTCCTTCAGAACCGCAATCAGGCGCGTTTCACGCTCAACGGCACCGGATATACGGGCCTCGCCGTCACGCCGGGCGCCAATACGCGCGGCGTGATACTCGGAATGCTGCATCGATTCTGAAGCGGGCAGGCGCCGCGGTGAGCGCGGCGCCTGCGTTCGGGTAAATAGCAGGAGCGCCAGACAGATACATGCGGAAGAATATCGTTTGCTCCCGATTGCTCCAAAGCCGTTTTGGCCGCCCAGGAGACTTTATGACATACGGTGCCTCGGCGAAGTACCCGCCCAAGCCGGCCCGGCAAGCGCCATTGATGACCGTTCCGAAGGTCCGTCTATACGTCGAGCGCCCGGAGGAAAAAAACTGGTTCGTGCACGTGGGACACGTTACCGAACGCGGGCGGTGGCGAACGGAGCCCCATGCGCACCCGGCTTACGGCCAGGTGATTTTCGTTCGCAACGGCCGTGGCGTCATGAATCTGGAGGGGCGGCGCGTACCGTTCGAGGGGCCGTGCGCGTTGCTGGTGCCGACCGAATGCGTACACGGGCTCGACTATGAGCTCGACGTCGACCGATGGGTCGTGACGATCGAACTCGCTTATCTGACACAGGTCAATGCGAAGTTGCGCGAATTCATCGCGCTCTGGGCGTTACCCCGCGTGATCCCGCTTGTCGATTCCGCCGATGCGGGCGTGGCGTTTTGCGGTTTGATACAGGGCCTCAAGCGAGAGGTGGAGTCCGACGCGGTGGGCCGGGTGGTCGGTACCGAAGCACTGCTCACGACGCTTTTGCTCATGCTCGTGCGCGAAGCGCACGTGGACGAAGCCGGTGGTGAAAATGCCACGCGCAACGACGTTCGGCAGGTCGAGCGGTTTCGCAAGCTGATCGACGAGCACTTCCGCGAGAATCTGACGCTGCAGGATTACGCATCGATGATGGCCATATCGCTCGTGCAATTGCGCGCGGCCTGTGCTTCGGCTGCGGATCAAAGCCCGACGAAGATGATTCACGCCCGTATCATTACCGAAGCCAAGCGCAGCCTTATTTTCGGCGATATGTCCGTGGAGCAGATCGCATTCGGGCTGGGCTTTGCGGATGCGGCGTACTTCACGCGGTTTTTCCGGCGCGAAGTCGGACAGGCGCCAAGCCAGTTCCGTGCCGCCGCGCGACAGCAGACACACCACGACGTCTTATCGAAGTAGCGGCGGCACGATGCCGCCAGCCTCGCCGTGGGCCCACAGCGGCGATCGACATCCCGGTGTGACGGGCGGCCTGTGCGAGCGGCGCAGGCCGGCGTGCCTCTTTTCGATCGGTCAACGCGATATGACACCTTCCTTTCTGAAAACGATGTGGTCGCGGTATGGCGCCAGTGCGGTGGTGACCGCAATGGCATTATGGGCTGCGATGCAAAGCCTCGATAATCGAGCGGCCGCCTTATCGAAAGATTCGGCCGAATTCGTTTATATCGGCACACAGGACCGCCGAATTCACGTGTTGCGATTCGATACCTCGACGGGCGAGCTGGCGGAAATCGGCCCGGCGGCAGAGGGTCCGAGATCGACATGGGTGACGGCTCACCCGAGGCTGCCCATGCTCTATGCGGTGGACGACGACAATTCGAAACAAGGGAGCGTGACGGCTTATGCCGTGAATCGCGAGACGGGTGCGCTTGCCAGAATCGACGAGGTCGAAACCGGTGGAAGCGGAACGACGAACCTTTATCTGGACGTTCCCTCGGCGACGTTGCTGGCTGCGAACTACGGTGGCGGTTCTGTCGCCAGCATTGCACTCAACGACGAAGGAGGTCTCGGGCCACGTATCTCGACGATCAAGGAAACAGGCTCGGGCCCCAACCGCCGGCAGGCGAGCGCGCATGCCCACAGCGCCGTCGTGGATCCGTCCGGGCGCTATGTGCTCGTTCCCGATCTTGGCGCCGATCGCGTTTTCGTTTATGGCTTCGATCGCGCGACGCACCGCTTACTGCCCGATGACCATAAGCCTGCGCGATCGTTCGTTGCGCCGCCGGGCAGCGGTCCGCGGCATATCGCGTTCGGATCGAGCGGGCAATTCGCTTATCTGCTGACCGAACTCAGCGCCCAAGTCATGACGTTTCGCTGGGACGCCTCGGAAGGACGTTTGACGCTGGTGCAGACACTGCCGATCACGCGTGCGCAATTCGACGGCGTGAAGAGCGGAGCCGGAATAGCCGTGAGCCGGGACGGGCGCTTTCTCTATGTCGAAGACCGTGGTGAGGATGCGTTGGTGGTCTTCCGTATTGACGAAGCTTCGGGCGAGCTTTCGCCCGTCCAACGCATAGCGTCGGGCGGCGAGAAGCCCTGGGGGTTCGCGCTCGACCCTTCGGGACGGTGGATGCTCGTGGCCAATCAACGTAGCGGGAGGGTGAACGTATTCGGCATCGACCCGGTATCCGGCCGGCTGTCGGACACGGGGCACTGGGCCGATGTCGTCACGCCCGTCAGCGTGGCCTTCATGAAGTGATCGGGCGATAAGCGCGCGACGGCGGCGCGTTGACGCGATATTCACAAAACGAAAGTTAGCGGTTAGAATGGCGCCCCTCATTGCCCAGGTGGCGGAATTGGTAGACGCACTATCTTGAGGGGGTAGCGCCGAAAGGCGTGCGGGTTCGAGTCCCGCCCTGGGCACCAGGAAGTCATTTCACGATAGCCTCGCCCCGTGCTCGGTGTGGCGCATCACGCAGCAACTCGAGTGATCCGCGACCGGGAAAGATTGGGGGGAGGCGCCGTGCGGCGGCCACGAGTGGTGTGTTGATGAGGGAGCAGCACGTCTCCTTCCTATGCGGCCGAGCTTGACACCATCTGTGCAAGACTACTCGTTATCGCTTACCTTGGACCCTCCGAGCGTGCCGATGATGAAAGACCGTATGTCGAATGACTCTGCATCGAAGGTGAGTGGATCGGATTCATCCGGAAACACTTTTCCGTACCGAGCGCATGCTTTGCGAAGGCGTTGATTTTGTGCCAAGTACTCATCGAGATCGAATTTCTGATCGACAAATACATATCCTTCCGCGTCAAGTGCCGATCGGGTCTTATTGAATAACGCTCGCAATTGCTCGACTGTCATCACTTCCCCTCCAGTTGGATGCCGTTGAGACAGGAAAAGTACGTTTGCTGGGCCTTCCGATAGCAGTCAGTCTTGTCGGGGCCTTGGGGCTTAACGATGATGGCTATACAGCGCCAGACGACGAAGCTGCTGCGAGACACAGATCTGCCACAAATGACGCCGTTGCGCCTGCGATTCTGTGATCTGCGAAATATTTCATTACTTTTATATCGACCGATCGCCTATTTGTAGCGGGGCGGGCCCTGGGCACCCATCATCACGCAAGCACCGCTATCGGGGGGCTCATAGTGGTCTTTCGCATTCCGGTGCTGCAAACGGGTAGGGCTGATCGCCAAACTCGTTTATACTCGCCGAATGGAACCCGGCCGTACGTACTCTCTCGTTCGTTGCTCCGCACTCGCCGCGATTGTGGCGAGCGTGCCGGCGCGCACGGTTTCCAAATCCAAAAAACAGCTGCTCGTCTGACCGGCGCGCTGTTGCCGTCGGACGTGCGACGGGACAGCGATCAGCCTCTTCACCCTCATTCGCCTTCCTGTTTCCACTCGACGGAATTCCCTCGGTCGGTTTTGGAGGTGAAAGCATGTCGAATTTTTCCGGTATCTGGATTCCGCTCGTGACGCCGTTTTCGGGCGGTGCGGTCGACCACGCGGCGCTGGCCGCACTCGTCGCACGCTATCGCGGCGCGGGCGTCGCAGGGTTCGCCGCATTCGGTACGACGGGCGAACTGGCGGCGCTCTCGCACGACGAACAAGCGAGCGTATTGACCACGATACTCGATGCAGCCGAAGGCACACCGGTGATCGCGGGCGTGGCTGGCAATCAGCCGGCCGCGGTCGCGGAGCGGATACGGCATTTCGGCGAAATGCCGCTGGCGGGTTTGCTCGTCAGCGCGCCATATTACATTCGCCCGTCGCAAGCCGGGCTCATCGACTTCTTCTCGACGCTTGCGGACGTGAGCGCGCATCCGTTCGTGCTCTACGACATTCCGTACCGTACCGGCGTGCGTATCGAACTTGAAACGCTCTTGACGCTGGCCGCGCATCCACGCATTGCGGCGATCAAGGATTGCGCCGGCTCGGTCGATACGACGAGGGCGCTAATCGCGGATGGCCGGCTCCAGGTGCTCGCGGGCAACGACGACGCGATCTTCCAGACGCTTTGCATGGGCGGAAGCGGCGCCATTGCGGCGACGGCACACCTGAAGACGGAACGCTTCGTCGCCATGTACGAGGCCTTGTCGCAAGGGCGGCTCGTCGAAGGGCGTGCGATCTTTCATGAACTCGCGCCGCTCGTCAACGCGCTGATATCCGAGCCGAATCCGGCCCCCGTCAAGGCGGCGCTCGCGATTCAGGGGCTTATCGCGAACGAGCTGCGCAAGCCGATGACCGTGGCGAGCGAGGCGCTCGGCGCACGGCTGGCGCAATTGCAGGCGCAGCACTAGCCGCACTAACGACGGCGTATGCCGAGCGCGGGAGCCACCGGCCTCGTTGACGGTACGACGGTACGCGGGCGTTGGCCCACGCACATGCCGCTGCGCGTTATTGGCGGTGTGCCTCGACACGTTCGGCCAACGCGCCCGCCACGGAATCGATGACGTTGGACCAATCGCCGATATTCCGGCTCGCTTCGTCATGTTCGGCGGCGGTTTTCAACTGCGCGGAGGCCGGGCCGACTTGCAGACTGAAGAAACGTACGCCGCTCGTGCCGCAACGAGCCGCGCATCACCCACTGCGGCTGCTGCCGGTCGTCTCCTGCAGGTAGCTCTTACTGGCAGGCGACAACGAACTGTATTGCTCCACGTGCTCGACCGCTCTCGCTCGGATGTGCGATTTGCCAGAGATTCAATTCGCACATCGATCAGTACTGGAGTCTTTCGGTCGAAGTGGAGCAACTTCGGGCAGACGACGGGCGGCTTCATCGGAAGGTGAAATTCGGAGGAGCGCTTAGCGATCTGGTCAACGGGGGCGGCGCATCGTTATTGCGAATTGGACTATCGCTGCTGTGAGCACCCAACGGCTCGCCAACGGAGTGCGCGCGTGCGCCCGACTTCAGAA is part of the Trinickia caryophylli genome and harbors:
- a CDS encoding lactonase family protein, with the protein product MQSLDNRAAALSKDSAEFVYIGTQDRRIHVLRFDTSTGELAEIGPAAEGPRSTWVTAHPRLPMLYAVDDDNSKQGSVTAYAVNRETGALARIDEVETGGSGTTNLYLDVPSATLLAANYGGGSVASIALNDEGGLGPRISTIKETGSGPNRRQASAHAHSAVVDPSGRYVLVPDLGADRVFVYGFDRATHRLLPDDHKPARSFVAPPGSGPRHIAFGSSGQFAYLLTELSAQVMTFRWDASEGRLTLVQTLPITRAQFDGVKSGAGIAVSRDGRFLYVEDRGEDALVVFRIDEASGELSPVQRIASGGEKPWGFALDPSGRWMLVANQRSGRVNVFGIDPVSGRLSDTGHWADVVTPVSVAFMK
- the dapA gene encoding 4-hydroxy-tetrahydrodipicolinate synthase; protein product: MSNFSGIWIPLVTPFSGGAVDHAALAALVARYRGAGVAGFAAFGTTGELAALSHDEQASVLTTILDAAEGTPVIAGVAGNQPAAVAERIRHFGEMPLAGLLVSAPYYIRPSQAGLIDFFSTLADVSAHPFVLYDIPYRTGVRIELETLLTLAAHPRIAAIKDCAGSVDTTRALIADGRLQVLAGNDDAIFQTLCMGGSGAIAATAHLKTERFVAMYEALSQGRLVEGRAIFHELAPLVNALISEPNPAPVKAALAIQGLIANELRKPMTVASEALGARLAQLQAQH
- a CDS encoding helix-turn-helix domain-containing protein, whose amino-acid sequence is MTYGASAKYPPKPARQAPLMTVPKVRLYVERPEEKNWFVHVGHVTERGRWRTEPHAHPAYGQVIFVRNGRGVMNLEGRRVPFEGPCALLVPTECVHGLDYELDVDRWVVTIELAYLTQVNAKLREFIALWALPRVIPLVDSADAGVAFCGLIQGLKREVESDAVGRVVGTEALLTTLLLMLVREAHVDEAGGENATRNDVRQVERFRKLIDEHFRENLTLQDYASMMAISLVQLRAACASAADQSPTKMIHARIITEAKRSLIFGDMSVEQIAFGLGFADAAYFTRFFRREVGQAPSQFRAAARQQTHHDVLSK